One genomic window of Solanum dulcamara chromosome 12, daSolDulc1.2, whole genome shotgun sequence includes the following:
- the LOC129875697 gene encoding receptor-like protein 42 yields the protein MKILFWHSAGMQPFRRKRLHSSWEGMMKSSNPELRHQYLQVEFIGYGIYYRNRVTLTLKGQAMEIENILKVFTSIDFSFNNFQEEIPEVLGDLKLLYLLNFSHNALTGRIPKALGKLTQLGSLDLSVNKLSGRIPDELPSLTFLAFLNLSFNQLSSTILRGNQLQTFSANSFEGNSGLCDFPLKKTCSGTTGAGSSQFPSRHSEHETVDGKYISFALRSSVAFGIVTWLLLLSQKYNELIDRLLFRILGQQKKSGRNKNQRRSRRVVSV from the exons ATGAAGATCCTATTCTGGCACAGTGCAGGGATGCAACCCTTTAGAAGGAAAAGACTCCATTCGAGCTGGGAAGGCATGATGAAGAGCAGCAATCCAGAGCTACGACACCAGTACTTGCAAGTTGAATTCATCGGCTATGGCATCTACTATCGAAATAGAGTAACTTTAACTCTCAAAGGTCAAGCGATGGAGATTGAGAATATTCTTAAAGTTTTTACATCCATCGATTTCTCCTTCAACAACTTTCAAGAAGAGATACCAGAGGTATTGGGAGATCTCAAATTGCTGTACCTTCTTAACTTCTCACACAATGCATTGACAGGAAGGATACCAAAGGCCCTTGGAAAGTTGACTCAGCTTGGATCCTTAGATCTTTCGGTAAACAAATTAAGTGGGAGAATTCCAGACGAGCTTCCAAGTCTCACATTTCTTGCTTTCTTGAACCTATCTTTCAATCAACTTTCCAGTACGATTCTAAGAGGCAACCAACTTCAGACATTCTCAGCAAATTCCTTTGAAGGGAACTCAGGGCTGTGCGATTTTCCTTTAAAGAAAACCTGCAGTGGCACCACAGGGGCTGGATCATCACAATTTCCTAGCAGACATTCTGAACATGAAACAGTAGATGGGAAATATATAAGTTTTGCCTTGAGATCTTCTGTGGCCTTTGGCATCGTAACCTGGCTGCTTTTGCTTAGCCAAAAATATAATGAGCTTATCGATAGACTTCTTTTCAGAATATTGGGTCAGCAAAAAAAGAGTGGCAGGAATAAAAACCAGAGAAGGTCAAG GCGTGTCGTTAGTGTTTGA